A genomic segment from Pseudosulfitobacter sp. DSM 107133 encodes:
- a CDS encoding ribonuclease J yields MSSERLIYLPLGGAGEIGMNCYVYGYGKPEKERLIVVDIGVAFPDMDSTPGVDLILPDISWLEERRDRIEAVFVTHAHEDHIGAIAHTYGRLEAPIFARAFTANHAKRKMAEHGHPANAVTVVEAWPDQMDAGPFKVGFLPISHSIPESSGLVIDSPAGRVIHSGDFKLDRTPLVGEAWDPDLWADVSKGGVKALVCDSTNVFSPHAGRSEVTVGPEIEKLMNAANGMVVATTFASNVARVKTLAEAGERAGRSIVLLGRAMKRMVEASVETGVLTEFPPVIAPEDARSIPRENLLLLVTGSQGERRAASAQLARGKYMGLEMKKGDTFLFSSKVIPGNERGVIQIMNAFSEIGVDVVDDNSGHYHVSGHANRPDLEEMHAVVKPQILVPMHGEHRHLREHTKIADAKGLQGVLAVNGMMIDLTGNAPKVAEYVETGRTYLDGSVQIGALDGVVRDRIRMALNGHVIVTLIIDEQDEPLGDPWCETMGLPETGSSKAALVEVLEADLSQFLGRADPKTLRDDEALEQALRRTVRKTAQDEIGKKPEVSVIISRLT; encoded by the coding sequence ATGAGCAGTGAAAGATTGATCTACCTGCCCCTCGGTGGGGCGGGCGAAATTGGCATGAATTGCTATGTCTACGGTTACGGCAAACCTGAAAAGGAACGCCTGATTGTCGTCGACATCGGCGTGGCCTTTCCCGACATGGACAGCACGCCGGGGGTGGACCTGATCCTGCCCGACATCAGCTGGCTGGAAGAGCGGCGCGACCGCATCGAGGCGGTGTTCGTGACCCACGCGCACGAGGATCACATCGGCGCGATTGCCCACACCTATGGCCGTCTGGAAGCGCCGATTTTCGCGCGTGCCTTTACCGCCAACCATGCCAAACGCAAAATGGCCGAGCATGGCCATCCTGCCAATGCCGTGACCGTGGTCGAGGCCTGGCCCGACCAGATGGATGCGGGCCCGTTCAAGGTGGGTTTCCTGCCGATTTCGCATTCGATCCCCGAAAGCTCGGGATTGGTCATCGACAGCCCTGCGGGCCGTGTGATCCATTCGGGCGACTTCAAGCTGGACCGCACACCGCTGGTGGGCGAGGCATGGGATCCAGACCTGTGGGCGGATGTGTCCAAGGGCGGGGTCAAGGCGCTGGTCTGTGACAGCACCAACGTGTTTTCCCCCCACGCAGGACGGTCCGAAGTGACCGTTGGTCCCGAAATTGAAAAGTTGATGAATGCGGCCAACGGTATGGTCGTGGCCACCACTTTTGCGTCGAACGTGGCACGGGTGAAAACGCTGGCCGAAGCGGGCGAACGGGCGGGGCGGTCAATCGTTCTGCTGGGGCGCGCGATGAAGCGCATGGTCGAGGCGTCGGTCGAAACCGGTGTGCTGACCGAATTCCCCCCTGTGATCGCCCCCGAAGATGCGCGCAGCATCCCGCGCGAGAACCTGTTGCTGCTGGTCACCGGCAGCCAGGGCGAGCGCCGTGCGGCCAGCGCGCAGCTGGCGCGTGGCAAATACATGGGGCTGGAGATGAAGAAGGGCGATACATTCCTGTTTTCGTCCAAGGTCATTCCCGGCAACGAACGCGGTGTGATCCAGATCATGAACGCATTCTCTGAAATCGGTGTGGATGTTGTGGATGACAACAGCGGCCATTATCACGTCAGCGGCCACGCCAACCGTCCCGATCTGGAAGAGATGCACGCGGTGGTCAAACCGCAAATTCTGGTGCCCATGCACGGTGAACACCGACACCTGCGCGAACATACCAAGATTGCCGATGCCAAGGGCCTGCAAGGGGTTCTTGCGGTCAATGGTATGATGATCGACCTGACGGGCAACGCACCCAAGGTTGCGGAATATGTCGAAACGGGCCGCACCTATCTGGATGGCTCGGTGCAAATCGGCGCGCTGGACGGCGTTGTGCGCGACCGCATTCGCATGGCTTTGAATGGCCATGTGATCGTGACGCTGATCATCGACGAACAGGACGAGCCGCTGGGCGATCCATGGTGCGAAACCATGGGCCTGCCGGAAACGGGCAGCAGCAAGGCCGCATTGGTCGAAGTGCTGGAAGCGGACCTGAGCCAGTTCCTGGGCCGTGCCGACCCCAAGACCCTGCGCGATGACGAAGCGTTGGAGCAGGCCTTGCGGCGGACCGTGCGCAAGACCGCACAGGACGAGATTGGCAAAAAGCCCGAAGTCAGCGTGATCATCAGCCGTCTGACCTGA
- a CDS encoding type III pantothenate kinase, with protein sequence MLLAIDCGNTNTVFSIWDGESFIATWRTSTEWQRTADQYYVWLSTLMKFQKIDVDITDMIISSTVPRVVFNLRVLADRYFNTRPIVVGKPDCLLPVDVRVDAGTAVGPDRLVNTVAGHDLYGGNLIVVDFGTATTFDVVSEDGAYIGGVIAPGVNLSLEALHHAAAALPHVDIAKPQRVIGTNTVACMQSGVFWGYVGLVKEICARIKGERARGMKVISTGGLAPLFQQTEDLFDEFHDDLTMHGLTVIYRYNKENN encoded by the coding sequence ATGCTTCTGGCCATCGACTGCGGCAATACGAATACGGTCTTCTCGATCTGGGACGGCGAAAGTTTCATTGCCACCTGGCGCACTTCGACAGAATGGCAGCGCACGGCGGACCAGTATTATGTCTGGCTGTCGACCCTGATGAAGTTTCAGAAGATCGACGTAGACATCACCGACATGATTATCAGTTCGACCGTGCCGCGTGTGGTGTTCAACCTGCGTGTGCTGGCGGATCGCTATTTCAACACCCGCCCGATTGTGGTGGGAAAACCCGATTGCCTGCTGCCAGTGGATGTGCGCGTGGACGCGGGCACGGCAGTGGGCCCGGACCGGTTGGTGAACACGGTTGCGGGGCATGACCTGTATGGCGGCAATCTGATTGTGGTCGATTTCGGCACCGCCACCACCTTTGACGTGGTCAGCGAGGATGGCGCCTATATCGGCGGGGTGATTGCCCCCGGTGTGAACCTGAGCCTTGAAGCGCTGCACCACGCGGCTGCCGCCTTGCCCCATGTGGACATCGCCAAACCGCAACGGGTGATTGGCACCAACACTGTTGCCTGTATGCAATCCGGCGTCTTTTGGGGTTACGTCGGACTGGTGAAAGAGATATGTGCGCGGATAAAGGGCGAACGGGCGCGCGGGATGAAAGTCATCTCGACCGGCGGACTGGCACCATTGTTCCAGCAGACTGAAGACCTGTTTGACGAATTTCATGATGATTTGACGATGCACGGGCTGACCGTGATTTATCGATACAACAAGGAAAATAACTGA
- a CDS encoding biotin--[acetyl-CoA-carboxylase] ligase, with protein MTGWPDGYGRHVLASVDSTLSEAARMAAGASGPVWIMAEQQTAARGRRGRPWSMPAGNFAATLLLPVSEAPGQVALRSFVASLALREALVAATGRADDFELKWPNDVLLRGGKLAGILLESAGQGGQMRHLAIGIGVNLVAAPAVDEVEAGAVRPVSLKGVLGTVITSEAFLDLLADAYARFELQFTTYGFAPIRTAWMSHAARLGEVITARTSRDETTGTFAEVDAAGNLVLETPKGRVAIAAADVYF; from the coding sequence ATGACCGGCTGGCCTGACGGGTACGGGCGGCATGTGTTGGCCAGCGTGGATTCCACCCTGTCCGAAGCAGCGCGTATGGCGGCGGGTGCGTCGGGGCCGGTCTGGATCATGGCCGAACAGCAAACAGCAGCACGCGGGCGGCGCGGGCGGCCGTGGTCGATGCCTGCGGGCAATTTCGCGGCGACATTGCTGTTGCCTGTTTCCGAAGCACCGGGGCAGGTTGCCTTGCGGTCCTTTGTGGCGTCGCTGGCCCTGCGCGAGGCGCTGGTGGCAGCGACCGGACGTGCAGACGATTTTGAATTGAAGTGGCCCAACGATGTGCTGCTGCGCGGCGGCAAGCTGGCCGGTATCCTGCTGGAAAGCGCGGGACAGGGCGGGCAGATGCGTCATCTGGCCATCGGCATCGGTGTCAATCTGGTGGCGGCACCAGCGGTTGACGAGGTTGAGGCCGGGGCGGTGCGCCCTGTGTCGCTGAAAGGTGTCCTGGGCACCGTGATCACGTCCGAGGCGTTTCTGGACCTTCTGGCAGACGCCTATGCACGTTTCGAGCTGCAATTCACCACATACGGTTTTGCGCCGATCCGTACCGCGTGGATGAGCCATGCCGCCCGTCTGGGCGAGGTCATCACCGCCCGTACCAGCCGCGACGAGACCACCGGCACCTTTGCCGAGGTGGACGCAGCAGGCAATCTTGTACTAGAGACACCCAAGGGCCGCGTGGCAATCGCGGCGGCAGACGTCTATTTCTAA
- the nuoN gene encoding NADH-quinone oxidoreductase subunit NuoN, with amino-acid sequence MSADLTLILPEIVLAVFAMLGLLGAVYTGKDALAPALVWATSALFVLVAFWVGLAAPETHTGFGGMFIDDGFARFAKVTLLLSAAAVLAMSEGYMAARGLLRFEYPILVTLAVVGMMMMVSAGDLMSLYMGLELQSLALYVVASLRRDSIKSTEAGLKYFVLGALSSGLLLYGASLVYGYAGTTLFSGIIQTAQAGDVSVGLLFGLVFLISGLAFKVSAVPFHMWTPDVYEGAPTPITAFFATAPKVAAMGLFARVMHDAFGNAVSDWQQVVALISVLSMFLGAIAAIGQTNIKRLMAYSSIAHMGYALMGLASGTVFGVQAMLVYLAIYVTMNVGTFAFILMMERDGQPVVDIASLNMYSKREPGKALAMLVLLFSLAGVPPMLGFFGKLYVLRAAYEGGLAWLAVAGVVASVIGAFYYLRIVFYMYFGDENAEGLDGGKSPVLWGFLMASAVVMILGIVNMFGVEGAAAAAAASLVN; translated from the coding sequence ATGTCCGCTGATCTGACGCTTATTCTTCCCGAGATCGTACTGGCCGTCTTTGCGATGCTGGGCCTTTTGGGCGCGGTGTATACGGGCAAAGACGCACTGGCCCCGGCGCTGGTCTGGGCCACCTCGGCGTTGTTCGTGCTGGTTGCATTCTGGGTCGGGCTGGCCGCACCGGAAACCCACACGGGCTTTGGCGGCATGTTCATTGACGACGGGTTCGCCCGCTTTGCCAAGGTGACATTGCTGCTGTCCGCCGCCGCTGTTCTGGCGATGTCCGAAGGGTACATGGCTGCACGCGGGCTGTTGCGGTTTGAATACCCGATCCTGGTCACGCTGGCCGTGGTTGGCATGATGATGATGGTCAGCGCGGGCGATCTGATGTCGCTGTACATGGGGTTGGAGCTGCAATCGCTGGCGCTTTATGTGGTCGCCTCGCTGCGGCGCGATTCGATCAAGTCGACCGAGGCGGGCCTGAAGTATTTCGTGCTGGGCGCGCTGAGCTCGGGGCTGCTGCTGTACGGCGCGTCGCTGGTCTATGGCTATGCCGGAACCACGCTGTTCTCTGGCATCATCCAGACTGCGCAAGCGGGTGATGTGTCGGTTGGTCTTCTGTTCGGTCTGGTGTTCCTGATTTCGGGTCTGGCGTTCAAAGTGTCTGCGGTGCCGTTCCACATGTGGACACCCGATGTCTATGAGGGCGCACCAACACCGATCACCGCCTTTTTCGCCACCGCCCCCAAAGTCGCCGCAATGGGCCTGTTTGCCCGTGTGATGCACGATGCCTTTGGCAATGCAGTCAGCGACTGGCAACAGGTGGTGGCGCTGATTTCGGTTCTGTCGATGTTCCTGGGCGCCATTGCCGCCATCGGTCAGACCAACATCAAACGCCTGATGGCCTATTCGTCGATTGCCCACATGGGCTATGCGCTGATGGGGCTGGCGTCTGGCACCGTCTTTGGCGTGCAGGCGATGCTGGTGTATCTGGCGATCTATGTGACGATGAACGTCGGCACCTTTGCCTTTATCCTGATGATGGAGCGGGACGGGCAGCCGGTGGTCGATATCGCGTCGCTGAACATGTATTCCAAACGGGAACCGGGCAAGGCGCTGGCGATGCTGGTGCTGTTGTTCAGCCTTGCGGGCGTGCCGCCGATGCTGGGTTTCTTCGGCAAGCTTTACGTTCTGCGCGCAGCTTACGAGGGCGGGCTGGCATGGCTGGCTGTTGCCGGTGTGGTCGCCTCGGTGATCGGGGCGTTCTACTACCTGCGCATCGTGTTCTACATGTATTTTGGTGACGAGAATGCCGAAGGTCTGGATGGCGGCAAATCGCCCGTGCTGTGGGGTTTCCTGATGGCTTCGGCTGTTGTGATGATCCTGGGCATCGTCAACATGTTCGGTGTCGAAGGTGCGGCGGCTGCGGCGGCTGCGTCTCTTGTCAATTGA
- a CDS encoding NADH-quinone oxidoreductase subunit M, with translation MDNLLSFTTFIPAAAALILAVFLRGGDAASQRNAKWVAMFATTATFLVSLFILFEFDPSNTGFQFVEQGEWLLGLQYKMGVDGISVLFVMLTTFMMPLVIAASWNVETRVKEYMIAFLLLETLMLGVFMALDLVLFYLFFEAGLIPMFLIIGIWGGANRIYASFKFFLYTFLGSVLMLVAMVAMFSDAGTTDIVQLLSHEFESDTFSLLGIQIVGGMQTLMFLAFFASFAVKMPMWPVHTWLPDAHVQAPTAGSVVLAAILLKMGGYGFLRFSLPMFPVGAEVLTPLVLWMSAIAIVYTSLVALVQEDMKKLIAYSSVAHMGFVTMGIFAANQQGVDGAIFQMVSHGFISGALFLCVGVIYDRMHTREIDAYGGLVNRMPAYALVFMFFTMANVGLPGTSGFVGEFLTLMGTFQVNTWVAAVATSGVIFSAAYALWLYRRVVLGDLIKESLKAITDMTRREKLIFAPLVAMTLLLGIYPALVLDIIGPSVSALVNNYDTATAAASAATQMAGH, from the coding sequence ATGGACAACCTGCTTTCCTTCACCACGTTTATTCCGGCCGCAGCGGCCTTGATCCTGGCTGTGTTCCTGCGCGGTGGTGATGCCGCATCGCAGCGCAATGCCAAGTGGGTGGCGATGTTCGCCACCACGGCCACCTTCCTTGTGTCGCTGTTCATCCTGTTCGAATTCGACCCCAGCAACACCGGGTTCCAGTTCGTCGAACAGGGCGAATGGCTGCTGGGTCTGCAATACAAGATGGGCGTTGACGGGATCAGCGTTCTGTTCGTGATGCTGACCACCTTCATGATGCCGCTGGTGATTGCCGCAAGCTGGAACGTGGAAACACGGGTCAAGGAATACATGATCGCCTTCCTGCTGCTGGAAACGCTGATGCTGGGCGTGTTCATGGCGCTGGACCTGGTGCTGTTCTACCTGTTCTTCGAGGCCGGTCTGATCCCGATGTTCCTGATCATCGGCATCTGGGGCGGGGCGAACCGCATCTATGCGAGCTTCAAGTTCTTCCTTTACACTTTCCTCGGCTCGGTGCTGATGCTGGTGGCGATGGTTGCCATGTTCTCGGACGCGGGCACCACCGACATCGTGCAATTGCTGAGCCACGAGTTTGAATCGGACACCTTCAGCCTGCTGGGCATCCAGATCGTTGGTGGGATGCAGACGCTGATGTTCCTGGCCTTCTTTGCCAGCTTCGCGGTGAAAATGCCGATGTGGCCCGTGCACACCTGGTTGCCCGACGCGCACGTTCAGGCGCCGACGGCGGGCTCGGTGGTTCTGGCCGCGATCCTGTTGAAGATGGGCGGCTATGGCTTCCTGCGGTTCAGCCTGCCGATGTTCCCCGTGGGGGCAGAGGTGCTGACGCCGCTGGTGCTGTGGATGTCGGCGATTGCGATTGTGTACACGTCGCTGGTGGCGCTGGTGCAGGAAGACATGAAAAAGCTGATCGCCTATTCGTCGGTGGCGCACATGGGCTTTGTCACCATGGGGATCTTTGCCGCCAACCAACAGGGCGTGGACGGTGCGATTTTCCAGATGGTCAGCCACGGGTTCATCTCGGGTGCGTTGTTCCTGTGCGTGGGCGTCATCTATGACCGTATGCACACCCGCGAGATCGACGCCTATGGCGGTCTGGTCAACCGGATGCCTGCCTATGCGCTGGTCTTCATGTTCTTCACCATGGCCAACGTGGGCCTGCCGGGCACATCTGGCTTTGTCGGGGAATTCCTGACGCTGATGGGCACCTTCCAGGTCAACACATGGGTTGCAGCCGTGGCGACATCGGGCGTGATCTTCTCGGCGGCCTATGCGCTGTGGCTGTACCGCCGCGTGGTTCTGGGCGATCTGATCAAGGAAAGCCTGAAAGCCATCACTGACATGACCCGCCGCGAAAAGCTGATCTTTGCGCCGCTGGTGGCCATGACGCTGCTGCTGGGCATCTATCCGGCGCTTGTGCTGGACATCATCGGGCCGTCGGTTTCCGCACTGGTCAACAACTACGACACGGCCACGGCCGCGGCATCTGCCGCGACCCAAATGGCCGGACACTGA
- the nuoL gene encoding NADH-quinone oxidoreductase subunit L, which produces MELTILFAPLVGAILCGFGWRVFGETAAMCISTGLLFLSALLSWVVFLSFDGVTEHIQILRWIESGSLSTDWAIRLDRMTAIMLIVITTVSSLVHLYSFGYMDHDPQWKDDESYKPRFFAYLSFFTFAMLMLVTSDNLVQMFFGWEGVGVASYLLIGFYYRKPSANAAAIKAFVVNRVGDFGFALGIFALFMLTDSIRFDDIFAAAPGLAETQLSFLWGEWNAANLIAILLFIGAMGKSAQLLLHTWLPDAMEGPTPVSALIHAATMVTAGVFLICRMSPIMEFAPEATMFITFIGATTAFFAATVGLVQTDIKRVIAYSTCSQLGYMFVAAGVGMYSAAMFHLLTHAFFKAMLFLGAGSVIHAMHHEQDMTNYGGLRKKIPYTFAAMMIGTLAITGVGIPLTHIGFAGFLSKDAIIESAYGGGSMYGFWMLVIAAAMTSFYSWRLIFLTFYGEARGDKHTHDHAHESPKVMLIPLGVLSLGAVFAGMIWYNSFFGHADKVGEFYGIPVAEASAGGTAHVEGAEESHGETAAAGHEAEGGHGAAAGEHHVAFAGKPGEGALYIGPDNHVLEDAHASPAWVKVSPFIAMLGGFILALWFYIWNPTLPARLAENQRPIYLFFKNKWYFDELYDFVFVRPTKWIGRQLWKKGDGNVIDGTLNGVAMGIVPFLTRLAGRAQSGYIFTYAFAMVIGIAVLITWMTLGGAN; this is translated from the coding sequence ATGGAACTGACTATCCTGTTTGCCCCTCTGGTCGGCGCGATCCTGTGCGGCTTTGGCTGGCGCGTCTTTGGCGAAACGGCGGCGATGTGCATCTCGACGGGGCTGTTGTTCCTGTCGGCGCTGCTGTCGTGGGTCGTGTTCCTGAGTTTTGACGGCGTCACCGAACACATCCAGATTTTGCGCTGGATCGAAAGCGGATCACTCAGCACCGATTGGGCGATCCGTCTGGACCGGATGACCGCGATCATGCTGATCGTCATCACCACGGTGTCCAGCCTGGTGCATCTCTATTCCTTTGGCTACATGGACCACGATCCGCAGTGGAAAGACGACGAAAGCTACAAGCCACGCTTTTTTGCCTATCTGTCGTTCTTTACCTTCGCGATGCTGATGCTTGTGACATCCGACAACCTTGTCCAGATGTTCTTTGGCTGGGAAGGCGTGGGCGTCGCCTCGTATCTGCTGATCGGCTTTTACTATCGCAAGCCGTCGGCCAACGCCGCCGCGATCAAGGCGTTTGTGGTCAACCGCGTGGGCGACTTCGGCTTTGCGCTGGGGATCTTTGCGCTGTTCATGCTGACCGACAGCATCCGCTTTGACGACATCTTTGCCGCCGCACCCGGTCTGGCCGAAACGCAACTGTCGTTCCTGTGGGGCGAATGGAATGCGGCCAACCTGATTGCGATCCTGCTGTTCATCGGTGCGATGGGCAAATCGGCGCAATTGCTTCTGCACACCTGGCTGCCCGACGCGATGGAAGGTCCGACACCTGTGTCGGCGCTGATCCACGCGGCAACCATGGTGACCGCTGGCGTGTTCCTGATCTGCCGCATGTCGCCGATCATGGAATTCGCCCCCGAGGCGACCATGTTCATCACCTTTATCGGTGCGACGACTGCCTTTTTTGCCGCGACCGTGGGTCTGGTCCAGACCGACATCAAGCGTGTGATTGCCTATTCGACCTGTTCGCAGCTGGGCTATATGTTCGTGGCCGCAGGCGTTGGCATGTATTCGGCGGCGATGTTCCACCTGCTGACGCACGCCTTCTTCAAGGCGATGCTGTTCCTGGGCGCCGGTTCGGTCATTCACGCGATGCACCACGAGCAGGACATGACCAACTATGGCGGCCTTCGTAAAAAGATCCCCTATACCTTTGCGGCGATGATGATCGGCACGCTGGCCATCACCGGTGTCGGCATTCCGTTGACCCACATCGGTTTCGCGGGCTTCCTGTCCAAGGATGCGATCATCGAAAGCGCCTATGGCGGCGGGTCGATGTACGGCTTCTGGATGCTGGTGATTGCCGCCGCGATGACCAGTTTCTACAGCTGGCGTCTGATCTTCCTGACCTTCTATGGCGAAGCGCGCGGTGACAAGCACACCCACGATCACGCCCATGAAAGTCCCAAGGTCATGCTGATCCCGCTGGGCGTTCTGTCGCTGGGTGCGGTGTTTGCCGGGATGATCTGGTACAACAGCTTTTTCGGTCATGCCGACAAAGTCGGTGAATTCTATGGCATTCCCGTTGCCGAAGCTTCGGCAGGTGGCACGGCCCATGTCGAGGGTGCCGAAGAGAGCCACGGCGAAACCGCTGCTGCCGGTCACGAGGCCGAAGGCGGGCATGGTGCTGCTGCGGGCGAACACCACGTCGCATTCGCAGGCAAGCCGGGCGAGGGCGCGCTGTATATCGGCCCCGACAACCATGTTCTGGAAGACGCACACGCATCGCCTGCCTGGGTCAAGGTTTCGCCGTTCATCGCGATGCTGGGCGGGTTCATTCTGGCGCTGTGGTTCTACATCTGGAACCCGACACTGCCCGCACGTCTGGCGGAAAACCAGCGTCCGATCTATTTGTTCTTCAAGAACAAATGGTACTTTGACGAGCTGTACGACTTTGTCTTCGTGCGCCCGACCAAATGGATCGGCCGCCAGCTTTGGAAAAAGGGCGACGGCAACGTGATCGACGGCACGCTGAACGGTGTGGCGATGGGCATCGTGCCCTTCCTGACCCGTCTCGCCGGGCGCGCGCAGTCTGGTTATATCTTCACCTATGCCTTCGCGATGGTCATCGGGATTGCCGTACTTATCACCTGGATGACCCTCGGAGGAGCAAACTGA
- the nuoK gene encoding NADH-quinone oxidoreductase subunit NuoK: MIGLEHYLTVAATLFVIGIFGLFLNRKNVIILLMSIELMLLAVNINLVSFSSFLGDLVGQVFTLFVLTVAAAEAAIGLAILVCFFRNRGTIAVEDVNVMKG, from the coding sequence ATGATCGGACTTGAACATTACCTGACAGTGGCAGCCACGCTGTTTGTCATCGGCATCTTCGGGCTTTTCCTGAACCGCAAGAACGTGATCATCCTGCTGATGAGCATCGAGTTGATGCTGCTGGCGGTGAACATCAACCTTGTGTCCTTTTCCAGTTTCCTGGGCGATCTCGTCGGGCAGGTGTTCACCCTGTTCGTGCTGACGGTCGCCGCCGCCGAGGCCGCGATCGGCCTTGCGATCCTTGTGTGTTTCTTCCGCAACCGTGGCACCATCGCGGTTGAAGACGTCAACGTGATGAAGGGCTGA
- a CDS encoding NADH-quinone oxidoreductase subunit J, with translation MSVFAFYLFAISVIAGGLFTVISRNPVHSVLWLILSFLSAAGLFVLLGAEFVAMLLVIVYVGAVAVLFLFVVMMLDIDFAELKAEMARYMPLALLIGLVILMQFVMAFGAWEANAAAEGLRAQAIPVDRHNTEALGMILYDQYFLLFQLAGLILLVAMIGAIVLTLRHRKDVKRQDVVAQMMRDPAKAMELKDVKSGQGL, from the coding sequence ATGAGCGTTTTTGCCTTTTACCTGTTTGCGATCTCGGTGATCGCCGGTGGGCTGTTCACGGTCATCAGCCGCAACCCCGTGCATTCGGTGCTGTGGCTGATCCTGTCGTTCCTGTCGGCTGCGGGCCTGTTCGTGCTGCTGGGCGCGGAATTTGTCGCCATGCTGCTGGTCATTGTCTATGTCGGCGCGGTTGCGGTTCTGTTCCTGTTCGTCGTCATGATGCTGGACATCGACTTTGCCGAGCTCAAGGCCGAGATGGCGCGCTATATGCCGCTGGCCCTGCTGATCGGGCTGGTGATCCTGATGCAATTCGTCATGGCCTTTGGCGCATGGGAAGCCAACGCCGCCGCCGAAGGGCTGCGCGCACAGGCGATCCCGGTCGACCGGCACAACACCGAAGCGCTGGGGATGATCCTCTATGACCAGTATTTCCTGCTGTTCCAGCTGGCCGGCCTGATCCTGCTGGTTGCGATGATCGGGGCCATCGTGCTGACGCTGCGCCACCGCAAGGATGTGAAGCGTCAGGACGTGGTCGCACAGATGATGCGTGATCCGGCCAAGGCGATGGAACTGAAAGACGTGAAATCGGGGCAGGGGCTGTAA
- a CDS encoding carboxymuconolactone decarboxylase family protein — translation MSDPTNPFAAMMAQMQEMAKTFPAMEAFDLKKFEGMFPTMPKEMMEAMFGNAFNEGGLDARTRLLLTLAGLVMQGAQNEIGLRQTVRHAVEAGATDQHISETIAMMSMFAGIPATTKAMEIAQAVMKEDKET, via the coding sequence ATGAGTGATCCCACCAACCCCTTTGCCGCAATGATGGCCCAGATGCAGGAAATGGCGAAAACCTTTCCGGCGATGGAAGCTTTTGATCTGAAGAAATTCGAGGGCATGTTCCCGACGATGCCCAAAGAGATGATGGAAGCGATGTTCGGCAACGCCTTTAACGAAGGCGGTCTGGACGCGCGGACACGGCTTTTGCTGACGCTGGCCGGGTTGGTCATGCAGGGTGCGCAGAACGAAATCGGGTTGCGCCAGACGGTGCGCCATGCGGTCGAGGCTGGCGCCACCGACCAGCATATCAGCGAAACGATAGCGATGATGTCGATGTTTGCAGGCATCCCCGCAACGACCAAGGCGATGGAGATCGCGCAGGCCGTCATGAAAGAGGACAAAGAGACATGA
- the nuoI gene encoding NADH-quinone oxidoreductase subunit NuoI produces MTQIDYTRAAKYFLLQDFWGGMKLGMKYFFRPKATLNYPHEKGPLSPRFRGEHALRRYPNGEERCIACKLCEAICPAQAITIDAEPREDGSRRTTRYDIDMTKCIYCGFCQEACPVDAIVEGPNFEFSTETREELFYDKAKLLENGDRWEAEIARNLELDAPYR; encoded by the coding sequence ATGACCCAGATCGACTATACCCGCGCGGCCAAGTATTTCCTGCTTCAGGATTTCTGGGGCGGCATGAAGCTGGGGATGAAATATTTCTTCCGGCCCAAGGCGACGCTGAACTATCCCCACGAAAAGGGGCCGCTGTCCCCGCGTTTCCGGGGGGAACACGCCCTGCGCCGCTATCCCAATGGCGAGGAACGCTGCATCGCGTGCAAATTGTGCGAGGCAATCTGCCCCGCGCAGGCGATCACCATCGACGCGGAACCGCGCGAGGACGGCAGCCGCCGCACCACGCGCTATGACATCGACATGACCAAATGCATCTATTGCGGTTTCTGTCAGGAAGCCTGCCCGGTGGACGCGATTGTCGAGGGACCGAACTTTGAATTCTCGACCGAGACCCGCGAAGAGCTGTTTTATGACAAGGCCAAGCTGCTGGAAAACGGCGACCGCTGGGAAGCCGAGATTGCCCGCAACCTGGAACTGGATGCACCGTACCGATGA